The Arabidopsis thaliana chromosome 5, partial sequence genomic interval TTCATGGAAAGTTCCTCTTAGAGACTGTGTGGACATTAGTGAAAATAGACAACAGAAACCCTCTTCTTTAACTGACCGTCTATCTTCATATCCAACAAGTCTAAGAGAAAAAGGTACATTTCTTCTTAGAAACGAGATTATGTTCTGTTTGTCTCCTTTAATTCACTTGGGAAAATTTTCACCAGGCATCAGCGAAGACGAATTTACATTGGACACAAACTTCTGGAGAGAACAAGTGAATCAGTACTGGGAGTTGATGAATGTTAATAAGACTGAAGTGCGAAATGTGATGGACACAAATGCATTCATTGGTGGATTTGCCGCAGCCATGAACTCATATCCCCTTTGGGTCATGAACGTTGTACCTGCTACAATGAACGATACCTTATCCGGAATTTACCAGAGGGGCTTAACCGGTGCTTATCATGATTGGTAAGCGAATACGAtctctttctcaaattttCATCCTTTCTCACTTAAGCTTAGCACCGATAGTAAAACTTGTTCCTCATAGGTGTGAGCCATTCTCAACATATCCCCGTACTTACGATCTGCTACACGCGGACCATCTCTTCACTCACTATAAAATCTACGGTGAAGGTTGTTTACTAGAGGACATCATGCTTGAGATGGACCGCATTATACGCCCTCAGGTATTTTACAAAGCATTAACCTTATCGGTCTCACTACCATTTAGTCATAACCCATCTCATCTTGTTATGTCTGTGACTGGAAATAATGGTTAATGCGGATTTTGGGGTTTTTGCAGGGATTTATCATTATCAGAGACGAGGAATCAATCGTCTCAAGAGTCCGAGACTTGGCTCCTAAGTTCCTTTGGGAAGTTGAAGCACATGAGCTTCAAGACAAATACAAGAAGACAGAAACTGTTCTATTTTGCAGAAAGAAATTTTGGGCAATCCTTTGAAAAAGTCCACGTGTAGAAATTCTTTTTTACTTGTCTTGGTTATTactaagaaaaagaaattacagatTACTTTTGTAATGTTTGTTCATTGATTAACTGTAATAGATGTCTCCTTGTACATGTTTTGTTTCGCAACACACTCTCATAACCAAAACTAGAATTAGCCGATGGGCCTTTTTTTAAACTTGTAAACATTTTTGTCCCACATTGAACACTCTGCATAAGCCCAAAGTGAGTCcatttgttctcttcttcgtcttcgtcatTCTTAGTGCCTTGTTCAATGTCGAATTTAGTCTACAACGGAAAAACCCATCGATTATTCCCCGGAAAAAGCATCTAATCCTTGCATTCGGCTCTGATTTCTTCACGAGTTCGCAAGATCAAGTTGTTAGTCTACAGATTTTTGTTCAGGTACATAAATTTGATGGAGAATTTGAAGGAGGCTTTGCGTTTTATCTGCTCATCTAATTTCTGGAGGATGGTTCTGTTTTGGAACATTGCCCTCCTTTTTTCGTACTTTCAATTGCTTAAAAAGAGTATCTTTGCCCCCAAATCaagttcctcttcttcttgctccAAATTCAATCATTCACACACACCTGTTTGTGTTATAACTGGTGTAAGTCAGTCATTCTCTGTTGCCTCGAATCATGAAATGTAGTgttagtttctgtttttatatCGTCTGTTGTTGAATTCATTGCAGGCTACTTCGGGACTTGGTAAGGCCACTGCGTTTGCTCTTTCAAGGAAAGGTTTCTACGTTGTTCTTGGTAAAAGACTCTTGCTTTGAATCTCGTTTTCAATTATCTCTTGTTGATATGGAGAGTGATAACTTGGAACATGTCTTTTGTCATATATTCAAAGTGATTTATAAGCTGAGTCtttcttgttgattttgcAGTTGGACGGTCCTCGCACTTACTATCAAAGGTTTTCTACGGTCCCTTTGATTTTCCTTGTACCGATAGATAGAAGAACCTCCGCTTTTTCCTTGACGCTAGAATCTTTGTGATTGCCACTTTCTGTTGACAGACCTTGAGTGATATTAAGAGGCAGAACGAGGATGCCAAACTCAAAGCTTTTGAAGTTGACATGTCGTCTTTTCAATTAGTTTTAAAGTTCAGAAGCTCTCTAGAGCAATGGCTTTTTGAGTCAGATTTGCATTCTTCAGTCCAGCTTTTGGTGAACAATGCTGGAATACTGGCAACATCTAGTCGTCCAACTGTTGAAGGCTTTGACAGGTaaggttttcacttttcactaTGGTTTCAGAATTTTGAACTCTATTGATTACACTTTCAGTCTCCATCGTTTTCAGGATGATTGCTACAAATTATGTCGGCGCTTTCTCTTTGACCAAACTTCTCTTACCGCTCCTGAGAAACAGCCCTGTGCCTTCAAGAGTAGTGAATGTTACATCTTTTACACATCGTTCTGGTGAATAGTTTCTCATAATCAATCTGATTGAATGATTTTGCGTCCTAAATGAGAATAAGATAGTTATGTCTTTTCTTGGTATATGTTTTTCTATGTAGCTTTTACTGGGAGGTTTGACATGGATTCTGTTACTGGAGTGAACTTTTCAAGATCAAAGCAATATCCTTGTGCTAGGATCTATGAGTATTCTAAATGTAAGGAAACCCACTCATAAAAACAAGCATGTGTGTTTTCCCTTATATTGTAGTGATGCTGATATAGTTTCTGATCTTTTGTGATATAGTATGCCTTCTACTTTTCTCGTACGAGCTGCATAGACAGCTTCACCTCATGGATGATTCACATCACATCTCTGTTGTGTATGCGTCCTAAATACTCATTTCTCTTTACATCATCGCTCACTTATGTTGTCTCTAGTCTCTACTGTTCATAATTGAAACAACCAGTCTTAAATTAAGCAAATTACTATCTTAAACAATTAGGCGCTCTATTATTCCTATATGTTTATAAGTTTTGGGATTATGCCTTACTCATGTGTTTACACtttttttatggtttgttGTAGAGCGGTAGATCCAGGAGCagtaaaaacaaacataatgcATGAGCTTCCTTCATATATACAAGTCATTGCGTTTTGTGGTCTCAAGATTCTTGGACTGATGCAGTCTCCAGAGGATGCAGCTGAATCTGTCATTGATGCTGCTTTAGCTCCACCTGTAAGATATGATCTTTTGgaattcttcatcttatcTGCATCAACCTTATGTGGTTGAAGAGCTCTATGTTGATCTGTTTTTGCAGGAAATATCAGGCAAATATTTCTTTGGCGGGAGGACCATTGAATCTTCAACACTTTCCAGTGACCCGAAAATGGCTAAGGAACTTTGGGACACATCATGTCTCATATTTAACGAATTGCAGCAAACTCACACTTGAAGATCAAAAAGCTTCTAGTTGTTGCTTGCTAATGACATAATCCTAGGATCCAAACTGTATCACCTTCTGGTTTCTTGTATAAAATCAGTTTTTGTGTTTAGTATTCCCTTGTTAGCATCTACGtagattcttcttttataattctttttgttcaaatttctTATTGTTACCAAAGGAAATTTTTGCTTAGGGATTTGTTGTCAACTTTTGAGCCATTCAACTTAAAAGTATGATTAGACCAACATTCTGCTTTTAATCCCATTGTGGTGATCTCAAGTAAAAGTCTCCTTTTCACATTATAAAACTCACGGAACCATAGTTTCTGCAATAGACCCTTCGTGAAGGAAGGTATAAAGATATAAACGAATAAACCGAAAgtcatgaaaaaaaacaaagaagaatatttCATCTAACAGTGCCACCGTTACACGTATTAgcttaagaaaaaacagagcttaTATAAAGAGAAGCATCCACACCACAATGTGTAATCTCATCGCTAACCAAACCAAGAATCATATTCCCAAATCACAATCCGCTTTTGTGTCTTTCCACTTGCATAAGTGAAAGAGCCAAGACAAAGAAAGGagcttcttctgtttttgtccATACTTTTGAGAAGATGCAGGACATGAGAGATCAAAATCCTCCACAAGGTCAGATTTTTTCTTCGGTTTCCAGTAACAATGAATCAAACTTATTATAGATTTGTAGTACTTATATCTCTTTACAGGATATCCAGCTGCAGAACAAGTATCTGAACAGCCTGGacaagacaagaagaagaagaaaccacgGTTTTTCGAGACAAAGCAGAAAGGAGACAGAGGCTTCATTGAAGGATGGTAAAGGCTAAAGTAGCAAAACTAAATCATTATCTTTTGATAGCAACCAAAACTAGCTACTCAGAAAaatcttttctgtttttgtttgtttcttttgatgcAGTCTCTTTGCACTATGCTGCTGCTGGATTTGTGAAATGTGTTTCTAAGGAAACGAAGGGACACGTGAcgcttctttcttctgtaTCTAAGAATGGCTTTCCTTATCTATAGTTTTACCTGAGAGAGATTGAAGTTTCAGGTTGCTCAGTTTCAATCTCCCTAATCTATTTGTGTGGTGTGTTTATTGAAAGAAGATAATTATACTAATAATGTAAAGGATCATACTATTTTATGGGTCTTACAAGTTTTAGACTTGGTCACACTAGCCCAAAGCAAAAAACTGCTTCAAACTGATTATACAATCAAAATCGAATATCCTACAATGATgcaattaaaatcaacaggttcttaaatatttattactaaaaaccaaatttctcTACACTtgagaataataatattagtaaTCACCCTGAACCCCAAAATTGTCTTTCGAAAGGTAAGAATATCTATGTACACTGATCATGGGATTAAATCCTGCAAGTAGTTGCAGACGTAAAAGCATGACTACGAAGTTCCATGTGTAATAAACCTAATTGCTTCGGAAGTTTTCGTAACTGAAGCCTGATGATATGGTCCTCAATCTTTCGTGGTCTCCTGCAAGAGAAAGCACTTGTGGTTACCATtcactcttttatttttctgcaAGACTTACTGGTGTCTCTAGTTCCTGAATGATTCAGCTTTAAGTTTTTCCCATTATAGCTGAGATGAGCCAAACACTCCATGAAATCTATTGAACtagagaaataaaagaagGTCAACAAAGCTTCAAGTGCTCACCTTGATGTTCTACCCTTTCGCTAGAGTCCAGGAAATTTTCAGCATCAGCCAATAGGAACGGTGATCCCTCGTAGCTCTCCAGAATATCTGGtattaacaaacaatttacgtataaaaaaaaagaaaaacaacgaATCCTAAATTCTCAATGCCAAAACTGCAGTTGCTGTGCGAGTTTATGCACAAGTGTCTGCTTAATATGTGTGCGAAGGAAAAAGGGAGACCATGTATGAAAATAATACCTGAACTCTGGGAAAAATCAGCTGTCAGATCAGAGAGGCTGAAGTTCTGAGGAATTTGTCCTAACGAGCCAAATGTAGGAGCATCTGGATCGACAAGAGGATCATTCAGGGATTGGTTGCTGGAATCATTGCTGAAAGATGCGATGGTGACATCTCCAACTGTGGACTGTGCTTCACCACCATACATGTATGGAGCACAGTTTTGATATGCAGTCTCAGACTTGATCATTCCTTGCATCAAAGGCATATTTGTGGCCTGCAAGGAGAGCGAGTTTGGTGAAGGATCAACTCTTCTAGAATGGGATGAAAAGTCCACATAAGAAGGTATATTTGTGTTAATTGCTGAGCCTCCATTGAGGTATGGACTTGACAGATTAGGAGAGGATTGATCTGGTTCCTTGCGTTCATAGAGTAATTGTTGCTGATTCACTGTTGAAAGAAATGACGTTAGTTGCAACATGAAAACCTCTTCACAACTCATTACTTCCATGCAGTATCCAAcaagtaaaacataaaaagccTCAAAACAGTAAAAAGTCTTTGGACTCATTAAGCTTTAACAGAGGGATGCGTGAATCAGTGAAACAAGACGCTCAATGCTTCAAACAGATGATCTAGGTCTATCTAAATGATTCTAAGAGACAACAATTATGTATCACTAGAAAATACAAATCCACAGGAAAAAACTCGAACTAGTTCCAAAACATATCTTACTTGGTGGAACATGAGAACCATTCCTGTTTCGAACAGAAGCCCCTGCAGTTGGATGCATCTGGCGCATGTGGTTTATCTGCTGCTCAAGCAGTTCGTTATATTCCATTATCTGGTGCTTCACCATGAGCCTCAGATAATATGCCTTGAAAAATTCGCggttctcttcttcaagcttctgCCAAACTGTCAACTCAGAAGGAAAATATACAATCATAATGATCTACTAGAGACAAATAAGTTCAACCTTCATATATCTAGTTGCTAATATCAACCACGATCtatgatttttaaataatattcttCCAAAGTGGTTCAAACCAATACAAGCTAACAAGTCAGACTTGGTCTAAGAATTATCCAATCAGGTTCAAAAAAATCCAGGAAGTGTGGAGGTTACCTAGTTCTGTAAAACCAGGTTCGATCTTAGCCTGTTCTAGAAGAGTGTCAACAACTTCTTTCTGGTTCATGTAAAGCTGGAGGCATCGTTCAATTAGATTCTGAACCTGCAAAGAAACAAGGACAGGCCAGAAAGAATAGTATGTCACATATTCTAAAGAGGTTTACACACAAAAGCTGAAGGCCTTCCTTAATAATTCCAATGCACAGGTGaagagaaacacacaaaaaaaaagagaagatctCATGgctaacaaaattatttccTTTCACTGATTCAACGCATCCCTCTGTAACAAAATTATACCAGTTGTATATCTTCGCGCGATACCCTTCTCACTGTTAAACTTGACATGGGTGAAATATCTGTAGAAGCGATCCTGTTCCTGTCAGAAGAAGTACGCATCTAACTCCTGTCAGAataacaaactcaaaaatgTACTTAACTGATAAAGCATACAATTAAGACACAAAAATACCAAGCATTTAACATACTAATCTCCTATTAAACTGAGCTTCAAATTAGAAGCCATAACCCATAAGACATCAATATTCAACATATTTAATACaacattgaatatatattttttttgcgATAAAGAGAATAACAAGAGCTAACAAAATCGAATTAGTCGAcatagaccaaaaaaaaaagaatccaacAGAGGAAGATGGATTTAAGAGCAGGAGCTTATAAAATTCGAAACCCATAAACTTTTCCAAGAATTCGtaattaatttcttgtttAACGAAAGCTGGATCAAATCAAATCCTATTAACCAACCATCAACTCAAATAAAATCgaataaaacacacaaaaggGGCGAGAAAACCAACAGATTAACAGAAACCGGAAACaggaaaaaagaattttaagaaaaatcgagacaaaaaaaaaaacaaaggtcaTAGTAGAAGAAGCGATCAGAGAAACCCTACCCAAGAAACCTCAAGACTCGAATCAGAAAGCAAATCGTCCGATAGAGAAAGTggaaacctttttttttctttttttttttctcttctcagtgtatttaatttaattttaatatttgcgGAATTGCAAAAGAGAATCTGCCACGTGGATAACGACCCACGTGGAATCCACCAGCTAAGCATCTCCGGTTCGAACCCTAGCTTGCCTTCATTTACGCCAAAAATTAGTTGCACGTtgtttaaaggaaaaaaaccacTTTTTCTATTATAATCGAATTTTACTGATAGGATTCAAGTTGAAAGAGCCGGCAAAGATATTAATTCTAGGACCTGCTCTAGCCTAAAGCCTAACAAACAAAGGAATTAGTGCAACCTTAATGGTATGCTCTTAATTTTGTCTCTTAACTATTAAGATgaattgttttattgaaaaatattatagttaaaagtttttgtaatGGTTTGAAGCTCTTAATccttcttttatcttttatctAAAAGACACTTCTAAACTATtcacatattattttgattaattataccTAAAATTTATAGTAAGAGACTTGCAAAAATGATAGTTTTAGGCGCCAAATACTCAGTGTCGGTTTTAAGGGTGTGTCAGAGGAGCAAAAGCACAGagtcttcaattttttttttaatttttcttaagattttaGGGTCCAAAAATTtcactaattaaaaaataatattaactaaaatcagtttttataaatcatcgtaaagttttcaaaaactttgagCCGGCCATGCAaatactatataaatatttgaggGCATCAACAATAGTAAAAGTCCTTTAGTACAACGGTTGCTCTCAATTTTATAATTCGTCATGTCACAACTTCAAGTCGTGGTAGTAACATTTAGCCATTATTTACTACTcgatggcaaaaaaaaaaattgctttaGATAGTCATAGTGTTGGGCCAGCCCTCATCAATCCTTCCCAAAACATAAAGAGGTGAAGTGCAAGAATCCCACAACCCAATTAAAACGAATTTGAGactaaaaaaacacacaaacgaGTTGTAATACAAGAATCTCTTTTACCACAAATTAGAATTAGAATCAGATGAAAGTGTCATGCGATCCTCTTTATATTGCTCATGCGAGGAACTACTAAGGTGGTGAGACACATCCAAAACCTAAAGACGACTCTTCACATTGATAATCTCTTGgataaaggaagaagattatCCAAGAGACTGGTTGAAGACTGCTGCTACCATGGAAAAAAACTACTGATCTGAAGCTAAGTTTGATTAAGATACAAAAGCCAAGCAGCAAGAACCCAAAGTTGATAAGATTTAAGCTTTAAATATCTAAATCTGAAAAACTAGAACTGATTCTGTTGGAAGAAAAATCATGGATGTgccaagaaaagaaataaaacaagataCGAGAAGGATAGAAAACCCCAGGAACCGGTGCAAAAGAAGTAACTTAAACTAGTTAACCAATACGACGACTTTTCCGAGAGAGGAGGGAGAGCTTGTTTAACAAAGCAAGGGGACAATCCTACTTAATAACCATTAATCACACTGATTTTAAACACAAATCAAtacattcttgttttttcttttgtagaattttgataaaaaggtGCATTCAGTCGCATTTTAAGTGATTTGTgttacaataattttttttatgttattcaattattgattttaaaatattttccaaaatctACTGTTATTTTTGGTTCATCAGCTTGACGATGGCCCTCTCTTCGCCGGATTCTTCACCGGAGAtatcttttcagttttttgaattttgtaacTCGGTATAAccaatttgatattttcttttgtgcCTAACCAGTCGATTTTGtaagtattttttgtttaccgGTCGATTTTGTAACCCTCAAAACTCAATAAAACACAAATCACATTCGACTcgaataatacaaaataaaaaattctaagCCATTCAAGTTATTACAAATTCGATTCGGATTCGGATTGATGAATTTTGGTTCGGATTTATTGCCcaccaaaactttttttcacatttagtttttatgaaaactaataatttgtttttctttttgttcaaaaatataattgattaaaatgaatatgaaaccaaaacaatgcTAGCCTACCCCACTAGGTTCtctctttgaatttgaaagaaaaaagaaagatcaaaaactAGGAAAATATTACTAGAGAATCTTTGAAGCCTTGGGACTTTTAAGTCAAATATCCTAAGAAAACTTAACAATATTAAAGGTTCCAGATTCGAAATATTGTAGAACTGTTTCGTGAGTGAAACAAATCTTTAAGGTTCacgaagaaaagaaaaaaagctacGCATGACAACTCACATTTAATTTGGCCCTACAAGGATCTCTTCTAAAAGATCCTATGACAAAGAAACTTAGAGGAAACCGGTTCTTGAATCACTTGGAATCAAGAACATGGTAGAGCGATTTACATGTAGAACAAAAGAGTGAAATACCTGTAAGCACGAGAAACTCTGCAATGGTTACGGATTTACTATTATCAACAAGGCCTTCATCCTGCTAAGAAATCGTCATAGTGGTCATCATCGCTATCGATATTGTTAGCAGCGGAAGACTTAAGCAATCTCATGCGTTTGATGAGGAAAACATTGTAGTAGTAACTGAGCAGATCCTTCTTACTTTTTTGGGGGAAGGCATTAGAAGCAAATTCCCAAAATCCATCACTACTTGACAAAGGATTCTTTTTCACAAGAGCTTCAAACCTTCGCTCTTCTTTGGCCGTCCACGACTTTAACACTATTTCTTCACCCATTTGATCAAATTCCCATGTAGAGAAAGCACGGttaatttccttttccaaAAGCTCCTGTGCTTCTTTCTTGTGTCGTTTTATGCAATTGGTTGACCTCGGAGAAGCACAAGAACAAGAGTCGGATCTTCCTTCGCCAACTTTTTTGGAGTGAACTGTCTTCTTTAGGCTATATGTTGGCCAAACACCAGTTCCAAGCCATCTTAGAGTATTGGAATCTCCAGGGCTACCGTAGAATTTTCCCTTCTTGGTAGGGGCAATCCAAACCGGTATTTCAGCTTGGAACCTTGGACCGATCGGGATAGCTGGTCTTGTTTTATTGGACCCATGGGTTATTACATCTTTGGACGTCTTGTTGCTAACATCTTTATTGGACCCATGGGTTACATCTTTGGGAGTCTTGTTGCTAACATCTTTAGGGCTTGGTGAGTTTGCATCATCAGCAGATTGTCgtgaagaaaaacagagatgCGAGGACGAAACAGAAGACTTGGgtttcttgcttttcttctcaaaacttgAACCACTAGTATTCTCTGAAGACTCTCCTGGAGCTGTAGAGACTGCATCATCACTCCAAGGCTGTTCCCATGTCCTTTTGTTCTGGCAAGAGATAAAGATACCTGTCAGAGCCACCCAGACAATGTCTTTTGGCTGGTAAAGAGGACTCTTTGGCACTGGCATGCCATAAGGAGTCACCAGTTTCTGTTTTCGTCCAATCTTTTACATGATTTTCTGACAAACTCTTGCGAGCTGTCCCAACTC includes:
- the GYRB3 gene encoding DNA GYRASE B3 (DNA GYRASE B3 (GYRB3); FUNCTIONS IN: DNA topoisomerase activity, DNA topoisomerase (ATP-hydrolyzing) activity, DNA binding, ATP binding; INVOLVED IN: DNA topological change, DNA metabolic process; LOCATED IN: chromosome; EXPRESSED IN: 24 plant structures; EXPRESSED DURING: 13 growth stages; CONTAINS InterPro DOMAIN/s: SANT, DNA-binding (InterPro:IPR001005), Ribosomal protein S5 domain 2-type fold (InterPro:IPR020568), DNA topoisomerase, type IIA, subunit B, domain 2 (InterPro:IPR013506), Ribosomal protein S5 domain 2-type fold, subgroup (InterPro:IPR014721), DNA topoisomerase, type IIA, subunit B (InterPro:IPR000565), DNA topoisomerase, type IIA, subunit B/N-terminal (InterPro:IPR001241); BEST Arabidopsis thaliana protein match is: DNA GYRASE B2 (TAIR:AT5G04130.1); Has 21414 Blast hits to 21375 proteins in 6002 species: Archae - 105; Bacteria - 17678; Metazoa - 58; Fungi - 26; Plants - 200; Viruses - 8; Other Eukaryotes - 3339 (source: NCBI BLink).), producing MYSGTVKRVSPLQDIKLRVQITVSLEMEDNDPNKEYLYAKGLSEFVTWLNADKKPLHDVLGFRKEINGTTINIALQWCVDGYSNKILGYANGIRTMDGGTYIDGVKASITRTLNSLVEKSKLVEDKDIIFTEEHVMEGLTCIVSVIVPKPEFEGQTQRLGNPNVREIVDQSVQECLMESFELHPDVFESIMSKSYNAYKTDLAVKRARDVYSSESVAMVCAIESIPMKLTNSSSETSETFIGRGVSSGGAAKHDSDRCFKNKRTWEQPWSDDAVSTAPGESSENTSGSSFEKKSKKPKSSVSSSHLCFSSRQSADDANSPSPKDVSNKTPKDVTHGSNKDVSNKTSKDVITHGSNKTRPAIPIGPRFQAEIPVWIAPTKKGKFYGSPGDSNTLRWLGTGVWPTYSLKKTVHSKKVGEGRSDSCSCASPRSTNCIKRHKKEAQELLEKEINRAFSTWEFDQMGEEIVLKSWTAKEERRFEALVKKNPLSSSDGFWEFASNAFPQKSKKDLLSYYYNVFLIKRMRLLKSSAANNIDSDDDHYDDFLAG
- the GYRB3 gene encoding DNA GYRASE B3 codes for the protein MYSGTVKRVSPLQDIKLRVQITVSLEMEDNDPNKEYLYAKGLSEFVTWLNADKKPLHDVLGFRKEINGTTINIALQWCVDGYSNKILGYANGIRTMDGGTYIDGVKASITRTLNSLVEKSKLVEDKDIIFTEEHVMEGLTCIVSVIVPKPEFEGQTQKRLGNPNVREIVDQSVQECLMESFELHPDVFESIMSKSYNAYKTDLAVKRARDVYSSESVAMVCAIESIPMKLTNSSSETSETFIGRGVSSGGAAKHDSDRCFKNKRTWEQPWSDDAVSTAPGESSENTSGSSFEKKSKKPKSSVSSSHLCFSSRQSADDANSPSPKDVSNKTPKDVTHGSNKDVSNKTSKDVITHGSNKTRPAIPIGPRFQAEIPVWIAPTKKGKFYGSPGDSNTLRWLGTGVWPTYSLKKTVHSKKVGEGRSDSCSCASPRSTNCIKRHKKEAQELLEKEINRAFSTWEFDQMGEEIVLKSWTAKEERRFEALVKKNPLSSSDGFWEFASNAFPQKSKKDLLSYYYNVFLIKRMRLLKSSAANNIDSDDDHYDDFLAG